The following proteins are co-located in the Clostridiales bacterium genome:
- a CDS encoding dimethylamine corrinoid protein 3 has product MSKEALFKEAFDSILDCDEDKAMEVLKTAEEQGIDSVELLTQGFSAGIKHLGDLFGRGEVFLPELIFGAEVMKRVTTEIESKMDASQVSTKGIFVIGTVEGDVHDIGKGIVASLVKTNGFDVYDIGREVPAEVFIEKVKEFNADFLGSSALLTTTMTEQKKIEELMEKAGLKGKVKTLVGGAPVTKRWAEKIGADMYCEDASDTVNALLGWIGEK; this is encoded by the coding sequence ATGAGCAAAGAAGCATTATTCAAGGAAGCGTTTGATTCAATCCTGGATTGTGATGAAGACAAGGCGATGGAAGTATTAAAAACTGCCGAAGAGCAGGGAATTGATTCTGTTGAGCTTTTGACCCAGGGCTTCAGCGCGGGAATCAAGCATCTTGGAGACCTGTTCGGGCGCGGGGAGGTATTCCTTCCAGAGCTGATCTTCGGTGCCGAGGTAATGAAAAGAGTTACGACAGAAATCGAAAGCAAGATGGATGCCTCCCAGGTTTCCACCAAGGGGATCTTTGTGATCGGAACCGTTGAAGGTGATGTTCATGACATCGGAAAAGGAATTGTAGCTTCCTTAGTGAAGACCAATGGCTTTGATGTTTATGATATTGGCAGAGAAGTTCCCGCCGAAGTTTTTATTGAAAAGGTGAAGGAATTCAACGCAGATTTCCTCGGAAGCAGCGCCCTTCTTACAACAACGATGACCGAACAAAAGAAAATTGAAGAACTGATGGAAAAAGCCGGGTTGAAAGGAAAAGTCAAGACTCTGGTGGGGGGAGCTCCGGTAACAAAGCGCTGGGCAGAAAAGATTGGTGCCGATATGTATTGCGAGGATGCAAGCGATACCGTAAATGCACTTCTTGGTTGGATCGGAGAAAAATAA
- a CDS encoding [dimethylamine--corrinoid protein] Co-methyltransferase yields MGDQKKYFTRMGDGSIIYMTEEEIRADIQAGVEDAADRGKIAPLTQEEMDHIYDIITMPGGVVGVDPKDAIVTSNDSGSDKISTKCCIPVDRSINAMIHERVLGADSVDIGLEDYNYKTVKGVAKREAAVLKRALNYTTMPLFYGAMPNLGFYTKPDGPIDNWAVLLPEGKIKEAMAAQEEAVDHAVRDIVFVAEQMHDVGADGFQLDTSGAAGDADFLAALKACEIIRDKFPDMGVEIGMAGEFVLGMHGRLKYNDVRLAGLYPHHQVKLVEQAGASIFGAVVNTNCNATFPWNIARVCTFLKACSEAATIPVHANVGMGVCAIPMCENSPADIVSRVDKCLIEICKIDGL; encoded by the coding sequence ATGGGAGACCAAAAGAAATACTTCACGCGAATGGGTGACGGCTCCATCATTTATATGACGGAAGAAGAAATTCGGGCCGATATCCAGGCGGGAGTAGAAGACGCAGCAGACAGAGGTAAGATCGCCCCATTGACCCAAGAGGAAATGGATCATATCTATGATATCATCACCATGCCCGGCGGGGTCGTAGGCGTTGACCCAAAGGATGCCATCGTAACATCCAACGATTCAGGATCAGACAAAATTAGTACGAAGTGCTGTATCCCGGTAGACAGAAGTATCAATGCCATGATTCACGAAAGAGTTTTGGGCGCTGACTCGGTAGATATCGGGCTGGAGGATTACAATTACAAAACGGTTAAGGGAGTTGCAAAACGAGAGGCTGCGGTGCTAAAAAGAGCGCTGAATTATACAACCATGCCACTGTTCTATGGCGCGATGCCCAATCTGGGATTTTATACAAAGCCCGATGGCCCCATCGACAACTGGGCCGTGCTGCTTCCGGAAGGAAAGATTAAGGAAGCTATGGCAGCTCAGGAGGAAGCGGTTGATCACGCAGTCAGAGACATCGTATTTGTCGCGGAGCAGATGCACGACGTTGGTGCAGACGGATTCCAGCTGGATACCAGCGGTGCCGCAGGAGATGCCGACTTTCTGGCGGCGCTCAAAGCTTGTGAGATCATACGGGACAAATTTCCGGACATGGGTGTTGAAATTGGAATGGCCGGGGAGTTCGTACTGGGGATGCATGGCAGGCTGAAATACAACGATGTAAGACTTGCCGGGCTTTATCCTCACCATCAGGTCAAGCTGGTTGAGCAAGCGGGAGCCTCCATCTTCGGAGCTGTGGTTAATACCAACTGCAACGCTACGTTTCCCTGGAATATCGCAAGAGTCTGCACGTTTCTCAAAGCATGCTCAGAGGCTGCAACCATTCCGGTTCATGCTAATGTAGGAATGGGCGTCTGTGCCATTCCCATGTGTGAGAATTCACCGGCGGATATCGTATCCAGAGTGGACAAATGCCTGATCGAAATCTGCAAAATAGACGGATTGTAG
- a CDS encoding BlaI/MecI/CopY family transcriptional regulator: protein MVQQVSDSELELMKLIWDNKGKLLYAALMDQLKAKGRTWQKNTVITLLSRLVEKGLLKTSKIGRRNEYIAVVTEADYQAAQIKTFLDKLYEGDAKGLVATLIQRELLTPGDYEELKKFWERERETNERDL from the coding sequence ATGGTACAACAGGTGTCCGATTCCGAACTGGAATTGATGAAACTAATTTGGGACAATAAGGGGAAGCTTTTATATGCCGCGCTGATGGACCAACTAAAAGCAAAAGGCCGTACGTGGCAAAAGAACACGGTCATTACTCTGTTGTCCCGGCTGGTGGAGAAAGGATTGTTAAAAACCAGCAAAATTGGTCGTCGCAATGAATACATCGCTGTAGTGACAGAGGCGGATTATCAAGCGGCGCAGATCAAAACCTTTCTCGATAAGCTCTATGAAGGTGATGCCAAGGGGCTGGTAGCCACACTGATACAGCGGGAACTGCTAACCCCAGGTGATTATGAGGAGTTGAAAAAGTTTTGGGAAAGAGAGAGGGAGACAAATGAACGGGATCTTTAA
- a CDS encoding DUF4445 domain-containing protein: MWIEGQTCIGGGKCHECGRCNRYETTNRKSKLIFLPDDFKPQQEAAQADGRPKYGAAFDIGTTTIVGMLWDLTNTRLVDVASRTNPQSTYGADVISRITYSMVSQDHLELLRDKVRACLNEMIAEFQVRHLIEPADIFKATVVGNTTMSHLFLGMDPSTLALAPFEPAFRGPVEKSAADLGLTMNPAARVYILPNIAGHVGSDIVGVILASGIKELSGLRLAIDIGTNGEIVLADNGRMLVCSTAAGPAFEGARIYQGMRAAKGSIEGVSIEEGTIKIKVIEEAEPIGICGSGLIDAVAVMLDAGIINHKGNILTGEDAEKKGLGPELSTRLRKGKSGNEFVLAWKEEGEDIVITQKDIREVQLAKGAVYGGIVILMQCLGADSSQLEEIMMAGAFGSYINKKSILRIGMLPNVEEEKISHIGNAAGVGACMALLSETERIKAYIQSEDAEHIELALHPDFQKEYINAMYFPKES, from the coding sequence ATGTGGATCGAAGGTCAAACATGCATTGGCGGCGGAAAATGCCATGAATGCGGAAGATGCAACCGCTATGAAACGACAAACCGGAAATCAAAACTGATTTTCCTGCCTGATGACTTTAAACCCCAGCAGGAAGCAGCGCAGGCTGACGGAAGGCCTAAATATGGTGCTGCTTTTGATATTGGGACGACTACAATTGTAGGTATGCTTTGGGATCTAACCAATACTCGATTGGTGGATGTTGCTTCCAGAACAAATCCGCAAAGCACCTACGGAGCAGATGTGATATCAAGGATTACATATAGTATGGTGAGTCAGGATCACCTTGAGCTTCTCAGGGACAAGGTCAGAGCCTGCCTCAACGAGATGATAGCGGAATTTCAGGTGCGGCATCTGATTGAGCCTGCTGACATTTTTAAAGCTACCGTGGTGGGCAATACCACCATGAGCCATCTATTCCTTGGCATGGATCCATCAACCTTGGCGTTGGCTCCCTTCGAGCCTGCTTTTCGCGGACCCGTGGAGAAAAGTGCAGCGGATCTAGGCCTTACGATGAACCCGGCCGCCAGAGTCTATATTCTCCCCAATATAGCTGGACATGTAGGTTCAGATATTGTGGGGGTTATTCTGGCCTCCGGCATAAAAGAGCTTTCTGGTTTGCGGCTTGCCATTGATATCGGAACCAATGGTGAAATTGTGCTTGCAGACAACGGCAGAATGCTGGTTTGTTCTACGGCTGCAGGCCCCGCTTTTGAAGGTGCCCGGATTTATCAGGGCATGCGTGCGGCCAAAGGCTCTATTGAGGGCGTATCCATAGAAGAAGGTACGATAAAAATAAAGGTGATTGAAGAGGCCGAACCCATCGGGATTTGCGGCTCCGGCCTGATTGATGCCGTTGCTGTCATGCTTGATGCTGGAATTATAAATCACAAGGGCAATATTCTCACCGGAGAGGATGCGGAAAAAAAGGGCCTGGGTCCTGAACTATCGACAAGGCTTCGAAAAGGGAAAAGTGGAAATGAATTTGTTCTCGCCTGGAAAGAAGAAGGAGAGGATATTGTAATTACACAGAAAGATATTCGGGAAGTTCAGCTTGCAAAAGGTGCGGTGTACGGTGGCATTGTAATTTTGATGCAATGTCTTGGGGCCGACTCGTCTCAACTGGAAGAAATCATGATGGCTGGGGCATTTGGAAGCTATATTAATAAAAAAAGTATCCTTCGGATCGGGATGCTTCCCAATGTTGAAGAGGAGAAAATATCACACATCGGAAATGCGGCAGGAGTGGGAGCTTGTATGGCACTGCTGTCGGAAACCGAGCGGATCAAAGCCTATATACAGTCGGAGGATGCCGAGCATATTGAACTGGCCCTCCATCCGGATTTTCAGAAAGAGTATATCAATGCAATGTATTTCCCAAAGGAAAGCTGA
- a CDS encoding dimethylamine corrinoid protein 3, which translates to MDKDELTRIAHRTIVEADEERAMQIIEEALVSGINIMEVLRDGFAEGNREIGERFESGKLSLPELIFSTEIMKKVLHVVETYTNIDDIKVKGKVLIATVEGDVHEIGKGMVVSTMKSYGIDVIDIGREVPVEQIIEKAQEHQVDIIATSALLTSTLKEQKKLEETLRKMGIRNKYKTMVGGAPCTLRWAKRIGADHYTEDAVEAARRAILILKNKERP; encoded by the coding sequence GTGGATAAAGACGAATTGACGAGAATTGCCCATAGGACCATCGTTGAAGCCGACGAAGAAAGAGCAATGCAGATTATTGAAGAAGCACTGGTGTCTGGGATCAATATCATGGAAGTACTTCGGGACGGTTTTGCCGAAGGGAACAGAGAGATCGGTGAGCGCTTTGAAAGCGGAAAGCTCAGCTTGCCGGAGCTGATTTTCTCCACGGAGATTATGAAGAAAGTACTCCATGTGGTGGAGACCTATACGAATATTGACGATATTAAAGTCAAAGGTAAGGTGCTGATTGCCACAGTTGAGGGTGATGTTCATGAAATCGGTAAAGGAATGGTGGTCTCCACCATGAAAAGCTACGGCATTGATGTGATTGATATTGGACGTGAGGTGCCTGTTGAGCAGATTATAGAAAAAGCTCAGGAGCATCAGGTGGACATTATTGCAACAAGTGCGCTTTTGACCTCCACATTGAAAGAACAGAAAAAACTGGAAGAGACGCTCAGAAAGATGGGCATCAGAAATAAATACAAGACCATGGTCGGCGGTGCGCCATGTACCCTGCGCTGGGCAAAGCGCATCGGAGCGGATCACTATACCGAGGATGCAGTGGAAGCTGCTAGAAGAGCTATACTGATTTTAAAGAATAAAGAGAGGCCGTAA
- a CDS encoding pyrrolysine--tRNA(Pyl) ligase large subunit has product MAEQFTTTQTRRLVELNGEPEAFLKEFETAEARNRFFKETENRLVKLNRDKLRKLLDEEHKPLSVRLEEKLKAWLTEQEGFTQVVTPTIITAEMLDKMTITKEHPLTNQVFWLDAKRCLRPMLAPNLYEVMRDLHKVTKEPVRIFEAGSCYRKESQGAQHMSEFTMLNLVEFAGIEEGTQMKRLKELAEAAMKAIGMEQYELVIEKSEVYGETMDIIAGGLELASGAYGPHFLDGKWGVFEPWVGIGFGIERIAMKTGGYQTIKRVGKSIAFLDGSPLKI; this is encoded by the coding sequence ATGGCTGAACAATTTACAACGACGCAGACACGTCGTCTGGTGGAATTGAATGGTGAACCAGAAGCATTTCTCAAAGAATTTGAGACCGCAGAAGCGCGGAACCGATTCTTTAAGGAAACAGAGAACCGTCTGGTGAAACTCAATCGGGATAAGCTCAGAAAGCTGCTGGACGAAGAACATAAGCCCCTTTCAGTGAGGCTGGAAGAAAAACTTAAGGCTTGGCTGACAGAGCAAGAGGGATTTACCCAGGTGGTAACCCCGACCATCATCACAGCAGAGATGCTGGATAAGATGACGATAACGAAGGAACATCCGCTGACCAATCAGGTGTTTTGGCTGGATGCAAAACGTTGCTTGCGTCCTATGCTGGCCCCAAACCTCTATGAGGTGATGCGGGATCTGCATAAGGTCACCAAGGAACCGGTACGGATCTTTGAAGCTGGCTCCTGCTACCGCAAAGAATCCCAAGGGGCTCAGCATATGAGTGAATTCACCATGTTAAACCTAGTAGAATTTGCGGGCATAGAAGAAGGCACTCAGATGAAGCGCCTGAAAGAGCTGGCCGAGGCTGCAATGAAAGCTATAGGAATGGAACAATACGAACTTGTGATTGAAAAATCAGAAGTATATGGGGAAACAATGGATATCATTGCTGGCGGATTGGAATTGGCTTCCGGGGCGTATGGCCCTCACTTTCTGGATGGTAAATGGGGTGTTTTTGAACCCTGGGTAGGCATCGGATTTGGGATTGAGCGAATCGCCATGAAAACAGGTGGTTATCAGACTATAAAACGGGTAGGAAAAAGCATAGCGTTTTTAGACGGTTCGCCGTTAAAAATATAA
- the pylD gene encoding 3-methylornithyl-N6-L-lysine dehydrogenase PylD, which translates to MTRLITEWIADIEHNIREQERDLKSKTGHDYTSLAAKAGGWSYGDIERASQEIKVAVVPVTTGQGIIGSFAQSVAAVTKTMGFRSYVTQHTDVNGMHEAYQHDADIVYLADDDRFISVNLNKKKMADNNVATAAGYIAALDGAIGSFVGKEVLLMGYGALGREFLKGLKKKGISVAVFDLDKERLGQASREEVTAIDSFARISSYRYIIDATSQGSWLHQGLLHPEAWIAAPGIPLSLNEGAQEIYSERLIHDPLQIGVAAMLGMTL; encoded by the coding sequence TTGACGAGATTGATTACAGAGTGGATCGCAGATATCGAGCACAACATCAGAGAACAGGAACGCGATTTGAAAAGCAAGACAGGGCATGACTATACTTCCCTTGCGGCCAAGGCAGGAGGCTGGTCTTACGGTGATATCGAAAGAGCGTCTCAGGAGATCAAGGTAGCGGTGGTGCCTGTTACAACGGGGCAGGGAATCATTGGTTCCTTTGCACAATCTGTTGCAGCTGTAACAAAAACCATGGGCTTTCGAAGCTATGTGACCCAACATACTGATGTGAATGGAATGCATGAGGCGTATCAGCATGATGCGGATATTGTTTACTTAGCAGATGATGACCGCTTTATCTCTGTCAATTTGAATAAGAAAAAAATGGCGGATAATAATGTCGCAACCGCTGCGGGGTATATCGCAGCATTGGATGGCGCCATCGGCTCTTTCGTGGGGAAAGAAGTCCTGCTCATGGGATACGGCGCTTTGGGAAGAGAATTTTTAAAAGGTCTCAAGAAGAAGGGCATTTCTGTCGCGGTATTTGATCTGGATAAGGAGAGACTGGGCCAGGCAAGCAGAGAGGAAGTTACGGCAATTGATTCCTTTGCCAGAATCAGTTCCTATCGATATATTATTGACGCGACCTCTCAAGGAAGCTGGCTGCATCAGGGATTGCTTCATCCGGAAGCATGGATCGCAGCACCTGGCATTCCTCTGTCACTGAATGAAGGTGCACAAGAGATTTATTCTGAAAGGCTCATTCATGATCCGCTGCAGATCGGCGTGGCCGCAATGCTCGGTATGACTTTGTAA
- the pylB gene encoding methylornithine synthase PylB, which translates to MPQASCTLPKEGSMNRDEIITILSEDNPVKIEELFRRARTVRAREFSNKIFLYGFVYFSTWCRNNCNFCYYRNANSISRYRKTESEIIAISELLAKSGVNLIDLTMGEDLAYHKEHFTTVFDMIKVIKDRTGLPVMISPGLVENAWIDRFSELDTEWYALYQETHNRELFARLRAGQDYDERMNAKLYARDRGMLIEEGILTGVGEDLEDIADSLLEMGKIGARQVRVMSFVPQKGIPMEQVKKPEPIQELKIIALLRLLYPKALIPASLDIDGIKGLEDRINAGASVVTSIIPPRSGLAGVAQNSMDVDEGGRTVAEAAGILKNMGLEPASAEEYRDYLTTLREGSI; encoded by the coding sequence ATGCCCCAAGCGTCTTGTACCTTGCCAAAGGAGGGTAGCATGAATAGAGATGAAATTATAACCATACTCAGTGAAGACAATCCCGTTAAGATAGAGGAGCTGTTCCGCAGGGCCAGAACGGTCAGAGCGCGCGAATTCTCCAATAAAATCTTCTTATACGGTTTTGTCTATTTTTCTACTTGGTGCAGAAACAACTGTAATTTCTGCTACTACAGAAATGCAAACAGCATTTCACGTTATCGCAAGACGGAGTCTGAAATCATTGCCATTTCTGAGCTGCTTGCAAAATCCGGTGTCAATCTCATCGACCTCACCATGGGAGAGGACCTGGCTTATCATAAGGAGCACTTTACCACGGTCTTTGACATGATCAAGGTGATTAAAGACCGTACCGGTTTGCCAGTGATGATTTCACCAGGGCTAGTTGAGAACGCATGGATCGACCGTTTTTCAGAACTGGATACGGAGTGGTATGCGCTCTATCAGGAGACCCACAATCGAGAACTGTTTGCCAGGCTAAGAGCCGGTCAGGACTACGATGAACGGATGAATGCAAAGCTGTATGCCCGAGACCGAGGAATGCTTATTGAAGAGGGAATCCTCACTGGCGTAGGTGAAGATCTTGAAGATATTGCGGATTCACTGCTGGAAATGGGAAAGATCGGAGCAAGGCAGGTCAGGGTTATGAGTTTTGTTCCTCAAAAAGGAATCCCAATGGAGCAGGTGAAAAAGCCGGAGCCCATACAGGAGCTAAAGATTATCGCACTCCTGAGACTCCTTTACCCCAAGGCCTTGATTCCCGCCTCGCTGGACATCGACGGGATCAAGGGTCTGGAAGATCGAATCAACGCTGGAGCCAGCGTGGTTACCTCGATTATTCCGCCCAGATCTGGTCTTGCAGGGGTGGCTCAAAACAGCATGGATGTGGACGAGGGCGGAAGAACTGTTGCGGAAGCGGCAGGTATTCTAAAAAATATGGGATTGGAACCTGCTTCAGCAGAAGAATACAGAGACTATCTCACAACTCTAAGGGAAGGGTCGATTTAA
- a CDS encoding ATP-grasp domain-containing protein — MTRIAIIGGKLQGTEAAYLAKKAGFTSILIDRNENSPAIGLCDEFLCCDITQETEELIAALKNADFVLPANENQAVLDALTGLAKKHCFPLAFDPEAYRISSSKLLSDELMHANGIPAPKYYPDCSGPYIAKPSSMSGSEGVQRLADQEALLHFLKTVSESEESWAKESRTKEGRSEEGQTLWVIQEYLEGPSYSIEVIGAPGFYKTYEVTQIHMDEVYDCKMVTSPCSITAQQEDQFRNIAVKLAELTGLTGIMDVEVIDANGEFKVLEIDARIPSQTPTAVYHTSGVNFIEELRDVFCGEGLFPEKKQKSNEQKNQKKNQAKNTKKKFCSYEHLMINDGRITEHGEHIMGQGGILSLRERFYGADEVISDYRSGEQIWRGTFINWADTEEELMAKRQSMRARLQAGPTADLD; from the coding sequence GTGACAAGAATTGCAATCATAGGAGGAAAGCTTCAGGGTACAGAAGCAGCTTACCTGGCGAAGAAAGCAGGCTTTACCAGTATTCTCATAGATCGTAACGAGAATTCTCCTGCCATCGGATTATGTGATGAATTTCTATGCTGTGATATAACACAAGAAACTGAGGAACTGATCGCGGCACTGAAAAACGCAGATTTTGTATTGCCTGCTAATGAGAATCAAGCGGTATTGGACGCTCTGACGGGACTTGCAAAAAAACATTGCTTCCCTTTGGCCTTCGATCCGGAAGCATACCGGATCTCTTCTTCCAAACTACTGTCCGATGAACTGATGCACGCAAACGGCATCCCGGCGCCCAAGTATTATCCTGATTGCAGTGGCCCATATATTGCGAAGCCATCTTCCATGAGCGGAAGCGAAGGAGTACAGCGGCTTGCTGACCAAGAGGCATTGCTTCATTTTCTTAAGACGGTATCTGAATCGGAAGAAAGTTGGGCGAAAGAAAGCCGAACGAAAGAAGGTCGATCGGAAGAAGGTCAAACTTTATGGGTAATACAAGAGTATCTGGAAGGACCTTCTTATTCTATTGAAGTAATTGGAGCCCCCGGTTTCTATAAGACCTATGAAGTGACGCAGATCCATATGGATGAGGTGTATGACTGCAAAATGGTTACGTCTCCCTGCTCGATCACAGCGCAGCAGGAGGATCAATTTCGGAACATTGCGGTGAAGCTTGCTGAGCTTACGGGTCTGACGGGAATTATGGATGTGGAGGTCATCGATGCCAACGGTGAATTCAAGGTTCTGGAGATTGATGCACGAATACCCAGTCAGACACCTACGGCTGTTTACCATACATCGGGGGTCAACTTTATAGAAGAGCTAAGGGATGTGTTTTGCGGGGAAGGCTTATTCCCGGAAAAAAAACAGAAGAGTAACGAGCAGAAGAACCAGAAAAAGAATCAGGCGAAAAATACGAAGAAGAAATTCTGCTCTTATGAGCATTTGATGATCAATGACGGAAGAATTACAGAACATGGCGAGCATATCATGGGCCAGGGCGGTATTCTGAGCCTGCGGGAGCGGTTTTACGGTGCTGATGAAGTGATCTCAGACTATAGAAGCGGTGAACAGATTTGGAGAGGAACTTTCATCAACTGGGCAGATACAGAGGAAGAACTGATGGCGAAGCGGCAGAGCATGAGAGCACGACTCCAAGCAGGTCCCACAGCGGATCTCGATTGA
- a CDS encoding PadR family transcriptional regulator, whose amino-acid sequence MKDKSIGGGNTTMLILRLIENEDMYGYQMIDALEKKSNHVFALKAGTLYPILHGLEQQEMITAYDGVSEEGRQRRYYQITKKGRKLLDEKKKEWETYASAIKNVMGGISYAGV is encoded by the coding sequence ATGAAAGACAAAAGTATTGGCGGGGGCAACACAACGATGCTGATTCTTAGGCTCATTGAAAATGAAGATATGTATGGTTACCAGATGATTGATGCGCTTGAAAAAAAATCAAATCACGTATTTGCTCTGAAAGCGGGTACTCTTTATCCGATTTTGCACGGTCTTGAACAGCAGGAAATGATAACGGCTTACGATGGCGTGTCGGAGGAGGGAAGACAGAGAAGATACTATCAGATCACCAAAAAAGGGAGAAAACTCCTTGATGAGAAAAAGAAAGAGTGGGAGACCTATGCCAGCGCAATCAAAAACGTGATGGGGGGGATTTCCTATGCTGGGGTTTAA